In Sphingobacterium sp. R2, the genomic stretch GACGGAACCTTCCAGTGTTATGGTCTTGAGGACACCGTGCGCGATGTAAAGATAAAAGGTCGGACAGCTATTCCCGCGGGAACCTACAAACTCGGGATCAACAGGACGGGCGGCATGAATACCGCTTACAAAAAGCGTTTTCCGAATATGCACGAAGGTATGATCGAGATTAGGGCTATCCCCAATTTCAGTCTCGTTTACATCCATATCGGCAATACGCATGACGATACGGAAGGCTGCCTGCTGGTCGGAACCTATTTTCATAAAAGTTATGACGACTGGGGGGTATATCAATCGGCCGAAGCGTATAAGCAGTTGTATAGGACAATTATTGAACAGGTAAAAATTGGGCAGGTCATCTTAAAAATCGAGAATAAGTTTTCGCGATAGGGCTGATCAATAACACGTAAGATCAATGAAAAAAATCGTAAATAAAATCGCAAAGGTCCTGCAGGTAATTCTGCTGGCACCTGTTAAATTGCCAAATAAGGCGTTGAATGTTGTTAAATATATCGCGCTAGGGCTTGGCATTGTGGAGTCCGTTCTGGAAAAAGATACGGACAGAGCGGCGAATGAAAAGACTGCTGCTTCGGCAGATTTGCCGGACGGGACCCGACAGGGCGATGATTTGGATAAGGATAAAAAAGCGGTCGAACGGAACCGCAGGAAGGGGGGAGCCGATGCGCTGGAGTGATATTAAACTTTCTACCATTGGTGGAACCGTTTGTGGGGTCTGGGCATCATTTTCAGT encodes the following:
- a CDS encoding DUF5675 family protein, whose amino-acid sequence is MELTLKRFRQGNNSTLSELYIDGTFQCYGLEDTVRDVKIKGRTAIPAGTYKLGINRTGGMNTAYKKRFPNMHEGMIEIRAIPNFSLVYIHIGNTHDDTEGCLLVGTYFHKSYDDWGVYQSAEAYKQLYRTIIEQVKIGQVILKIENKFSR